A region from the Solibacillus sp. FSL H8-0523 genome encodes:
- a CDS encoding ATP-binding protein: MKRRRIGISYKITSGYVILIVCIAISTILLNTQITKLQEERNGIIQYDSGMRTLSNTLERQIIKMESNLNRFLITDNQTYLQNYYEELATWESNYAELTNLVQDYSGNEKLLEPIYSGILNWIDTVGEPLNDAILNNNDEQVAILIDGTQSSNAIMSLQEGFSTFRNSETAAIQDKITELNNKNTNLTFILFFSLFVLAIITIVIFTIISRKISSSIKDVTSAIEDINTNEGHAYTQLVVRTNDEVQDLVQAANELLQTMNARNWFQKNLADIVTAYQGVDTLYELGDNLLNSLTTSTNSVYGAFYIQDPQNKSKFKKVSAFAEGSSNVGREEIISTHGFVGQSIKEKRILTYGTADDHLHYLETAFGNIPISHGMIVPVIFGQEVIAVLELAALKPYSGQQLALIEEIIIHLGVTINSIQGRMEVIRLLNESQAMSEELQVQSEELQTQSEELQMQTEELTTINERLEERTRDAEQKTRDLQKTQTDLKQIALELQQSSNYKSEFLANMSHELRTPLNSILILSEMLAENKAQSLSDDDLEFAKVIHKSGNDLLLLINDILDLSKVEAGKLDLWYSETDLYEVPTHIQNLFAPIANQKGLTLSANVDSALEAVFHTDAKRFYQIINNLLSNALKFTESGSVTVNVTIPELTPSMEKLSQTWIKLSVTDTGIGIPQDKHSIVFESFQQADGATVRKYGGTGLGLSICREVSKLLGGWLTLQSEVGVGSTFTLYLPSLSEGNPMNVSMIEEMVAEKEMVQIEVPASAIHHFQNKRIIIADDDYRNIYALRHALEQKGAHVIEATNGVECLNILQSGEHVDAVLMDIMMPEMDGYETITHIREVLQLHDLPIIALTAKAMKQDRERAFEVGASDYISKPLNLEQLFSLLTVWLTSEANSING; this comes from the coding sequence ATGAAGCGTAGACGAATAGGTATTAGTTATAAAATTACGAGTGGCTATGTAATTTTGATAGTCTGTATAGCCATATCAACCATCTTATTAAACACTCAAATTACAAAATTACAGGAAGAGCGCAATGGAATTATCCAATATGATTCAGGCATGCGAACGTTATCAAATACGCTTGAGCGTCAAATTATTAAGATGGAATCTAACCTAAACCGATTTTTAATTACGGATAATCAAACGTATTTACAAAATTACTATGAAGAATTGGCGACTTGGGAATCTAATTATGCGGAACTCACGAATTTAGTGCAGGATTACTCAGGTAATGAAAAACTGCTAGAGCCAATTTATTCAGGCATTCTGAATTGGATTGATACGGTCGGGGAGCCCTTAAATGATGCGATTCTTAATAATAATGATGAGCAAGTAGCCATATTAATTGATGGTACTCAAAGCAGTAATGCAATCATGTCCTTGCAAGAAGGGTTTTCCACATTCCGAAATTCAGAAACGGCGGCTATTCAAGATAAAATCACAGAATTAAATAATAAAAATACAAATTTAACATTTATTCTTTTCTTCAGCTTATTTGTATTAGCTATCATCACGATTGTTATTTTTACTATTATTTCGCGTAAAATTTCAAGCTCAATTAAAGACGTAACGAGCGCAATCGAAGATATTAACACGAATGAAGGACATGCCTATACACAACTTGTCGTGCGCACGAATGATGAAGTACAAGATTTAGTTCAGGCAGCGAATGAGTTGTTACAAACGATGAATGCACGAAATTGGTTTCAAAAGAATTTGGCCGATATTGTCACAGCCTACCAAGGTGTCGATACGTTATATGAACTGGGTGATAATTTACTAAATTCCCTGACGACGAGTACGAACTCTGTATATGGGGCGTTTTATATTCAAGATCCGCAGAACAAATCGAAATTTAAAAAGGTTTCTGCTTTCGCTGAAGGAAGTAGTAATGTAGGCCGAGAAGAAATTATAAGTACGCACGGCTTCGTTGGTCAAAGTATTAAAGAGAAACGAATTTTAACATATGGTACGGCAGATGATCACCTTCATTATCTTGAAACAGCATTTGGTAACATCCCGATATCACATGGCATGATTGTACCTGTAATATTTGGTCAAGAGGTCATCGCGGTATTAGAGTTAGCTGCGTTAAAGCCATACAGCGGGCAACAACTAGCTCTCATCGAAGAAATAATCATCCATCTTGGTGTCACGATTAACAGCATCCAAGGACGTATGGAAGTTATTCGACTACTAAATGAATCCCAAGCAATGTCAGAAGAGTTGCAAGTGCAATCGGAAGAACTTCAAACGCAGTCAGAAGAATTACAAATGCAAACAGAAGAGCTAACTACGATTAATGAGCGCCTTGAAGAACGTACACGCGATGCTGAGCAAAAAACGCGTGACCTACAAAAAACGCAAACAGATCTTAAACAGATAGCACTTGAGTTACAGCAAAGCTCGAACTATAAATCTGAGTTTCTAGCAAATATGTCACATGAACTGCGCACTCCGCTGAATAGTATTCTCATCTTGTCAGAGATGTTAGCGGAAAATAAAGCGCAAAGCTTATCCGATGATGACCTTGAGTTCGCAAAAGTTATCCATAAGTCCGGTAATGATTTATTACTACTAATCAATGATATTTTAGATTTATCGAAAGTCGAGGCAGGTAAGCTCGATTTATGGTATAGCGAAACGGATCTTTATGAAGTACCAACACATATTCAAAATTTATTTGCCCCGATTGCTAATCAAAAGGGCTTGACTTTATCGGCAAACGTAGACAGTGCTCTAGAAGCGGTGTTCCACACAGATGCGAAACGTTTCTACCAAATTATTAATAATTTATTATCCAATGCGTTGAAATTTACGGAGTCTGGTTCTGTAACAGTTAATGTCACTATTCCAGAATTGACACCTTCTATGGAAAAGCTTAGCCAGACATGGATTAAATTAAGTGTGACCGATACAGGCATTGGTATTCCACAAGATAAGCACTCGATCGTCTTTGAATCATTCCAGCAGGCAGATGGAGCAACAGTTCGCAAATATGGCGGCACAGGTTTAGGATTATCGATATGCCGCGAAGTGTCGAAGCTTTTAGGCGGTTGGCTAACATTGCAAAGTGAGGTAGGTGTCGGAAGTACGTTTACACTTTATTTACCAAGCCTATCGGAAGGCAACCCAATGAATGTTTCAATGATTGAAGAAATGGTTGCTGAAAAAGAAATGGTTCAGATAGAAGTTCCAGCTAGTGCTATTCATCACTTCCAAAATAAACGAATAATCATTGCCGATGATGATTATCGTAATATTTATGCATTACGTCATGCGCTCGAGCAAAAAGGGGCTCACGTAATTGAAGCAACTAACGGGGTAGAGTGTTTGAATATATTACAATCAGGCGAACATGTAGATGCGGTGTTAATGGATATTATGATGCCAGAGATGGACGGCTACGAGACAATCACCCATATTCGTGAAGTGTTACAACTACATGACTTGCCGATTATCGCTCTAACAGCGAAGGCGATGAAGCAAGATCGCGAACGTGCATTCGAAGTTGGTGCTTCGGATTACATTAGTAAGCCATTAAATTTAGAGCAGCTCTTTTCTCTCTTAACAGTGTGGCTCACAAGCGAGGCTAATTCTATAAATGGATAA
- a CDS encoding M15 family metallopeptidase, whose translation MNLNNQHRMLSQEPLISLSGASERIQVYPYYFKHQMPGAYNGCYLRGSVVKKLIEVANQLPIDYYLVILDGWRSFETQHALYEMTKQHYRSLFNEESDLLNFVSNFVALPAKDPPSPHYTGGAVDLTIANKEGWLNMGTDFDDFTDKASALYFERKENLTIEELEIRDNRRLLRNSMESVGFTFYTNEWWHFDYGNLRWAKAINKSPIYEGIELNN comes from the coding sequence TTGAATTTAAACAATCAACATAGAATGCTATCTCAAGAACCGTTAATTTCATTGTCAGGTGCATCTGAGAGAATACAAGTCTACCCCTACTATTTTAAACATCAAATGCCTGGTGCTTATAATGGCTGTTACTTAAGAGGGAGTGTTGTGAAGAAATTAATTGAAGTGGCAAATCAGCTTCCAATAGACTATTATTTAGTCATTTTAGATGGCTGGCGCTCATTTGAAACGCAACATGCACTTTATGAAATGACGAAACAACATTATCGCTCTTTGTTTAATGAGGAATCAGATTTATTAAATTTCGTATCTAATTTTGTAGCCTTACCAGCCAAAGATCCGCCATCCCCTCATTACACAGGGGGAGCCGTTGATTTAACCATTGCAAATAAAGAAGGTTGGCTGAATATGGGAACAGATTTCGATGATTTCACGGATAAGGCAAGTGCTCTTTATTTCGAAAGAAAAGAAAACTTAACTATAGAGGAACTTGAAATTCGAGATAATCGGCGTCTGTTACGAAACTCTATGGAAAGCGTTGGTTTTACGTTCTATACAAATGAGTGGTGGCATTTTGACTATGGGAATTTACGATGGGCTAAAGCTATAAATAAAAGCCCAATTTATGAAGGAATTGAACTAAATAATTGA
- a CDS encoding fused response regulator/phosphatase encodes MAIVVVDDNQVNLFVMEKILRSEQYEKIVPLQSAKELFDYLDPSNSPHCYEVSVILLDIMMPVMDGIETCRILKQNPQFKDVQVIFVTALEDKEKLSEALDVGGIDYLTKPINKIELLARIRVAKRLKGELDWHKAQEDKIQQEMNLASRVQQSLLSPAVTEPNLSIRASYLPSSNLAGDMYYWEKLDNHRYAIMLHDMMGHGVSASLVCMYISSVLREAINNLKEPELVIREMNRYMSLLQNEKELLLYYFTGIYFIIDTKNKVLEYVNAGHPMGYALVDEQQTIPLTQTTSAVGFTDQMKIEKKVITYTSSIQIVMYTDGVLEAINKDEIVAEKKVGELAGKTWPLCDNPIDYLVEAEQQENQPDDMCVLLIQAH; translated from the coding sequence ATGGCAATTGTTGTTGTAGACGATAATCAAGTGAATCTTTTTGTAATGGAGAAAATTTTACGGAGTGAGCAATATGAGAAAATTGTGCCGTTACAGTCAGCAAAGGAGCTATTCGATTATTTAGATCCATCGAACTCGCCACATTGCTATGAAGTGAGCGTTATTCTACTAGATATTATGATGCCAGTTATGGATGGAATTGAGACATGCCGTATTTTAAAACAAAACCCGCAGTTTAAAGATGTACAGGTTATTTTTGTAACAGCGCTAGAAGATAAAGAAAAGCTATCGGAAGCCCTTGATGTTGGTGGCATTGATTATTTAACGAAGCCGATTAATAAAATTGAACTGCTTGCTCGGATTCGCGTGGCAAAAAGATTAAAGGGCGAGCTGGATTGGCATAAGGCGCAAGAAGATAAAATTCAACAAGAAATGAATTTAGCATCACGTGTCCAACAAAGCTTGTTAAGCCCAGCTGTAACTGAACCAAATTTATCGATTAGAGCTTCGTATTTGCCATCATCAAATTTGGCAGGCGATATGTATTATTGGGAGAAGCTTGATAACCATCGCTATGCGATTATGTTACATGATATGATGGGGCACGGTGTATCGGCATCACTTGTTTGCATGTATATTTCATCCGTCTTACGTGAAGCGATTAATAACTTAAAGGAGCCCGAGCTTGTCATTAGAGAAATGAATCGCTATATGAGTTTACTACAAAATGAGAAAGAGCTTTTGCTGTATTATTTTACAGGCATTTATTTCATTATTGATACAAAAAATAAAGTGCTGGAATATGTCAATGCTGGGCATCCAATGGGGTATGCGTTAGTCGATGAGCAACAAACGATTCCTTTAACACAAACGACCAGTGCAGTTGGTTTTACAGATCAGATGAAAATTGAGAAAAAGGTTATTACGTATACTTCATCGATACAAATCGTTATGTATACGGACGGTGTGTTAGAGGCTATCAATAAAGATGAGATAGTAGCAGAGAAAAAGGTTGGAGAGCTAGCAGGGAAAACCTGGCCACTTTGTGACAATCCTATAGATTATTTAGTGGAGGCTGAGCAGCAAGAAAATCAGCCTGATGACATGTGTGTCCTGTTAATTCAAGCGCATTAA
- a CDS encoding protein-glutamate O-methyltransferase CheR has product MDKKKLEIQLLLDAIYALSGYDFRRYNQQSILRRIEHRMRIANIPSVTRLTDAIIHDEGMLSQILQDFSINVTEMFRNPSFFKAIREQVIPQLKKLNQIRIWHAGCATGEEVYSMAILLKEEGLLERSMLYATDMSELALEKARRGAYPIQKMQAFTRNYIIAGGGESFSEYYKTDESYAYFQPEFQHHIMFAQHNLVMDSSFQEFDIIICRNVLIYFTAELQGDVHQLFYDSLAPGGFLGLGDKETLQFTPFDAHYSAINFGERIYQKKSI; this is encoded by the coding sequence ATGGATAAAAAGAAATTAGAAATACAATTATTATTAGATGCCATTTATGCACTTTCCGGCTATGACTTTCGACGCTACAATCAGCAGTCGATTCTACGTCGGATTGAGCATCGAATGCGCATTGCGAATATCCCTTCAGTTACAAGACTTACAGATGCAATTATTCATGATGAAGGGATGCTCTCGCAAATTTTACAAGATTTTTCGATTAATGTGACTGAGATGTTTCGCAACCCTTCATTTTTTAAAGCGATTCGCGAACAGGTCATCCCGCAGCTAAAGAAGCTCAACCAAATTCGTATTTGGCACGCAGGCTGTGCGACAGGTGAAGAAGTGTACTCAATGGCGATTTTACTAAAAGAAGAAGGCTTATTAGAGCGGTCTATGCTGTACGCGACAGATATGAGTGAATTAGCGTTAGAAAAAGCGCGACGTGGGGCTTACCCGATTCAAAAAATGCAAGCTTTCACACGAAATTATATTATAGCTGGCGGCGGCGAAAGTTTTTCTGAATATTATAAAACAGATGAAAGTTACGCCTACTTCCAACCTGAATTTCAACATCATATAATGTTTGCCCAGCATAACTTAGTGATGGACTCATCTTTCCAAGAATTCGACATTATTATTTGCCGCAATGTACTTATTTACTTTACAGCAGAGCTACAGGGAGATGTGCATCAATTATTTTACGATAGCTTAGCACCAGGTGGTTTTTTAGGGTTAGGCGATAAAGAAACATTGCAATTTACACCGTTTGACGCCCATTATTCGGCGATTAACTTTGGTGAGCGCATTTACCAAAAAAAGAGCATTTAG
- a CDS encoding GNAT family N-acetyltransferase: MNFKLKTFNQLTNQELYAILQERTNVFVVEQNCPYPEVDGKDAQSYHLYIEENGEIVAYLRILPPGVSYAELSIGRVLVKKEYRGQRLAHELMVRALQFISDELNETTVKIQAQDYLRNFIIVNITLGTDTS; this comes from the coding sequence ATGAATTTCAAATTAAAAACATTTAACCAACTAACAAATCAGGAGCTGTACGCTATTTTACAAGAGCGGACAAATGTCTTTGTCGTTGAGCAAAACTGTCCGTATCCAGAGGTCGATGGTAAGGATGCGCAGTCTTATCATTTATATATAGAAGAAAATGGGGAGATTGTTGCATACTTGCGAATTTTGCCGCCAGGTGTAAGCTATGCGGAGCTGTCGATTGGCCGTGTGCTTGTGAAAAAGGAATACCGTGGGCAAAGATTAGCGCACGAGTTGATGGTGCGAGCGCTGCAGTTTATTTCTGATGAATTAAACGAAACGACGGTGAAAATTCAGGCACAGGATTATTTACGAAACTTCATAATTGTAAACATAACACTAGGTACTGATACAAGCTGA
- a CDS encoding cation-translocating P-type ATPase translates to MPKKYYQQSSTDVLETLGVNENGLTANEVEKMRTTYGTNELQETDRKNIVQVFLEQFKDFLVIILILAATISAFLGEIESSIVISVVVLLNAILGAVQHVKAEHSLNSLKAMASPTAKVLRDGQIVEIPSKDVVVGDVALLDSGDFMSADGRIIECHSLLLNESSLTGESLPVEKTSALIEHHDLPIGDRKNMVFSGSFVTNGRGKVVVTSIGMQTEIGKIAHLLGQAKEKKTPLQVSLDQFGKKLAFAIILICIAIFVLDVIRGRELVDSFMFAVSLAVAAIPEALSSIVTIVLAFGTTKMAKVNAIIRNLHSVESLGSVSVICTDKTGTLTQNKMTVQHVFIDGAQLPANAINKDDELHKRFVLMSLLCNDSVTLDEKELGDPTEIALVNFGEQHGLDELIIREQFPRVGEVPFDSDRKCMSTVHQLENMLVMITKGGVDVLLSRISYVSGAHGIDAVTPEYITKIEQANKQLSSAGLRVLAFAYKPVSVREITTDDEDNLTFVGLVAMMDPPRAETIEAIAECKHAGIKTIMITGDHLITAAAIAKQIGILEDPSEAIEGKDIESLSDSELQNLVERISVYARVSPEHKIRIVRAWQEKGHVVAMTGDGVNDGPALKQSNIGVAMGVTGTEVAKDASAMILTDDNFSTIVKAISNGRSIYNNIQNAIQFLLSGNTGAILVVLFATIFALPAPFAPVHLLFINLLTDSLPAIAIGLEPHNDKVMKEKPRDIRIPILNKCFALNVLVEGLLIGLATGIAFWIGLSANDAMLASTMAFATLCLSRLFHGINCRSKESIFKIGFFTNKQSLLAFGVGVALLHIVLFTPGLNGIFEVAKLDGTQLAIIYVLAIAPFIVNQVWKLIKSSN, encoded by the coding sequence ATGCCAAAAAAGTATTATCAACAATCTTCTACAGACGTTTTAGAGACGCTTGGGGTAAATGAAAACGGCTTGACGGCAAATGAAGTCGAGAAAATGCGTACTACATACGGCACTAATGAACTACAAGAGACCGACCGAAAAAATATTGTGCAAGTATTTCTTGAGCAATTTAAAGATTTCCTTGTCATTATTTTAATCCTAGCTGCGACGATTTCAGCATTTTTAGGTGAAATTGAAAGTTCCATCGTCATCTCCGTGGTCGTCTTACTAAATGCCATTTTAGGAGCTGTGCAACACGTCAAAGCCGAGCATTCACTAAATAGCTTAAAAGCGATGGCTTCGCCTACCGCAAAAGTATTACGCGACGGGCAAATAGTTGAAATCCCTTCGAAGGACGTCGTAGTTGGCGACGTTGCACTACTCGATTCTGGCGACTTTATGAGTGCAGATGGTCGAATCATTGAATGCCACAGCCTACTATTGAATGAAAGCTCGCTAACCGGCGAATCGCTTCCCGTTGAAAAAACAAGTGCATTAATCGAGCATCATGATTTACCGATTGGTGACCGTAAAAATATGGTATTCTCGGGTAGCTTTGTGACGAATGGGCGCGGTAAGGTCGTTGTTACATCGATTGGCATGCAAACCGAAATCGGGAAAATTGCTCATTTACTTGGCCAAGCGAAGGAAAAGAAAACACCGCTCCAAGTAAGCCTTGATCAATTTGGTAAAAAGCTTGCCTTTGCGATCATATTAATATGTATCGCTATTTTCGTACTCGATGTTATTCGTGGTCGCGAGCTTGTTGATTCATTTATGTTTGCCGTTTCACTAGCCGTTGCTGCCATTCCAGAGGCACTAAGCTCAATCGTGACAATCGTTTTAGCATTTGGCACAACGAAGATGGCCAAGGTAAATGCCATTATCCGCAATCTCCATTCCGTTGAAAGTCTTGGTAGTGTGTCTGTCATTTGTACCGACAAAACGGGCACATTAACGCAAAACAAAATGACGGTTCAACATGTTTTTATCGATGGTGCACAACTACCAGCGAACGCAATCAATAAAGACGACGAGCTACATAAACGATTTGTGCTCATGTCCCTACTTTGTAATGATTCCGTTACGCTTGATGAAAAGGAATTAGGCGACCCTACCGAAATTGCACTCGTTAACTTCGGGGAGCAGCACGGTTTAGATGAATTGATAATACGCGAGCAATTCCCTCGCGTTGGTGAAGTGCCATTCGATTCTGATCGTAAATGTATGAGTACCGTCCACCAGCTAGAAAATATGCTCGTGATGATTACAAAAGGCGGAGTCGATGTTCTTTTATCACGCATCAGTTATGTAAGTGGCGCACATGGCATCGATGCTGTGACGCCGGAGTATATCACGAAAATTGAACAAGCGAATAAACAACTTTCATCAGCTGGTTTACGCGTCTTAGCCTTCGCTTACAAACCCGTTTCCGTGCGCGAAATTACAACTGACGACGAAGACAACTTAACCTTTGTCGGGTTAGTAGCGATGATGGATCCACCTCGCGCAGAAACAATAGAGGCAATTGCTGAATGTAAACATGCTGGCATCAAAACGATCATGATAACGGGCGACCATTTAATTACCGCCGCTGCCATTGCCAAGCAAATCGGTATATTAGAAGACCCTTCTGAGGCAATCGAAGGAAAAGATATTGAATCACTTTCAGACAGCGAACTGCAAAACCTTGTCGAACGCATTTCTGTCTACGCGCGCGTTTCTCCCGAGCATAAAATTCGAATTGTTCGAGCATGGCAAGAAAAAGGCCATGTCGTAGCGATGACAGGCGACGGTGTGAACGACGGACCGGCGTTAAAGCAATCGAACATTGGTGTTGCGATGGGTGTTACCGGTACAGAAGTTGCAAAAGACGCTTCTGCAATGATTTTAACGGACGACAACTTCTCTACGATTGTAAAAGCGATTTCAAATGGCCGTAGTATTTACAACAACATTCAAAACGCCATTCAGTTTTTATTATCAGGCAATACGGGCGCAATTTTAGTCGTACTATTTGCCACAATTTTTGCGTTACCAGCACCATTTGCACCTGTTCATCTATTATTTATCAACTTATTAACGGACAGCTTGCCGGCCATTGCGATTGGGCTTGAGCCGCATAACGATAAGGTCATGAAGGAAAAACCGCGCGATATTCGCATTCCGATTTTAAATAAATGCTTTGCACTGAATGTATTAGTTGAAGGACTACTTATCGGGCTAGCAACTGGAATCGCCTTTTGGATTGGGTTGTCGGCAAATGATGCGATGCTAGCAAGTACGATGGCATTTGCAACACTTTGCTTATCACGCTTATTCCATGGCATTAATTGCCGTTCGAAGGAATCGATTTTCAAAATCGGATTTTTCACGAATAAACAAAGCTTACTCGCATTCGGCGTTGGTGTAGCACTTTTACACATTGTCCTCTTCACACCTGGTTTAAATGGAATTTTTGAAGTAGCCAAGTTAGACGGAACGCAGCTTGCTATCATTTATGTGTTAGCGATTGCGCCTTTCATTGTCAATCAAGTGTGGAAGTTAATTAAGTCATCCAATTAA